The following coding sequences lie in one Rutidosis leptorrhynchoides isolate AG116_Rl617_1_P2 chromosome 6, CSIRO_AGI_Rlap_v1, whole genome shotgun sequence genomic window:
- the LOC139853860 gene encoding uncharacterized protein has translation MGLHIRSLAMLVILVRWPMIEAQTRARALDVLLQDYTFRAIDRPKTGIPYDASPPSNLTGIQLSALRLRSGSLFTRGVHMYKEFAIPIGVIGYPYVERLVLVYQDLANWSTTYYSLPGYLYLAPILGLLAYNASSLSAKNLQELEIHASEEPISIEFTQVQPVPAGLVARCVRFTLTGQIHFTNVESGNKCETYEQGHFSIVVESTTPLPAPVQQPPPPPPRHQGGGNGSGVIIVGSVVGGVALLVLLALLCE, from the coding sequence ATGGGGCTTCATATTCGAAGTCTCGCGATGCTTGTTATATTGGTTCGGTGGCCAATGATTGAAGCTCAAACACGTGCAAGAGCACTTGATGTTCTTCTCCAAGACTACACTTTTCGTGCAATTGATCGACCAAAAACCGGTATTCCATATGATGCATCTCCCCCTTCCAATTTAACCGGGATTCAATTATCTGCGTTGAGGTTACGCAGTGGTAGTTTGTTTACTCGAGGTGTTCATATGTATAAAGAATTTGCAATCCCAATTGGGGTAATAGGATATCCTTATGTCGAAAGGCTCGTTTTGGTCTATCAGGATCTGGCGAATTGGTCTACCACATACTACTCTTTACCTGGTTACTTGTATTTAGCTCCTATATTGGGTCTTCTTGCTTATAATGCTTCAAGTTTATCGGCTAAAAACCTGCAAGAATTGGAAATTCATGCTTCAGAAGAACCTATTTCGATTGAGTTTACACAAGTACAACCAGTGCCTGCTGGTTTAGTTGCAAGGTGTGTGCGGTTTACTTTAACTGGTCAGATACATTTCACTAATGTGGAATCTGGGAACAAGTGTGAAACGTATGAACAAGGGCATTTCTCTATTGTAGTTGAATCCACCACCCCGTTGCCTGCTCCGGTGCAGCAGCCGCCACCTCCACCGCCACGTCATCAGGGTGGAGGGAACGGTTCTGGGGTTATTATTGTCGGGTCTGTAGTTGGTGGAGTTGCATTGTTGGTTTTGTTGGCGTTGTTGTGTGAATAA